One Salmo salar chromosome ssa01, Ssal_v3.1, whole genome shotgun sequence DNA window includes the following coding sequences:
- the socs4 gene encoding suppressor of cytokine signaling 4 gives MSEKKSQSSDTRSKCGIRSWSADSYVWSSKKRSRSSRNNPGLWGPEGEGPMDEQGVRSTSCPWRQRERKCSCTVLGEIDTDVPCRKALSRRSLRQKFQDAVGQCFPLRNGHHHHHHHGHPTGASRGAFSVLLWSKRKIHVSELMQDKCPFSPKSELAHCWHLIKKHATHPSTIVGLETAQAAQASRAASTEQFPSTSPPSMPLSWEGICSSRPLSLEDWDPSCPQGGAAHGDSHTDYILVPDLLQINNSPCYWGVLDRFEAEELLEGQPEGTFLLRDSAQDEFLFSVSFRRYSRSLHARIEQNGKRFSFDGRDPCMYRDPSVTGLLRHYSDPATCLFFEPLLALPLPRTFPFTLQHLCRAVICSCTTYQGIEILPLPYQLRDYLSQYHYKCNGACAV, from the coding sequence ATGTCTGAAAAGAAATCCCAGAGTTCAGACACCCGTTCCAAATGTGGCATCCGCAGCTGGAGTGCAGACAGCTACGTGTGGAGTAGCAAGAAACGCTCCCGGAGTTCCCGGAACAACCCTGGCCTTTGGGGTCCGGAGGGGGAGGGGCCGATGGATGAGCAGGGGGTGCGTTCCACCTCGTGTCCgtggagacagcgagagaggaagTGTAGCTGCACCGTCTTGGGGGAAATCGACACGGACGTCCCCTGTCGAAAAGCCCTTTCTCGACGCTCCCTCCGGCAGAAGTTCCAGGATGCGGTGGGTCAGTGTTTCCCTCTCCGCAAcggccaccaccaccatcaccaccacggCCACCCAACAGGGGCCTCCAGGGGGGCTTTCTCTGTGCTCCTCTGGTCCAAGCGCAAGATCCACGTCTCGGAGCTCATGCAGGACAAGTGTCCCTTCTCACCCAAGTCGGAGCTGGCCCACTGCTGGCACCTCATCAAGAAGCACGCCACCCACCCCAGCACCATCGTGGGTCTAGAGACTGCCCAAGCTGCTCAGGCTTCCCGGGCTGCCAGCACAGAACAATTCCCTTCCACATCTCCGCCTTCGATGCCTCTTTCCTGGGAGGGCATCTGCTCAAGTAGGCCCCTGAGCCTTGAGGACTGGGACCCGTCCTGTCCACAAGGTGGAGCAGCCCATGGTGACAGCCATACCGACTACATCCTTGTCCCGGACCTCCTCCAGATCAACAACAGCCCGTGTTACTGGGGCGTGCTTGACCGCTTCGAAGCCGAGGAGCTCCTGGAGGGCCAGCCAGAGGGCACCTTCCTCCTGCGCGACTCGGCCCAGGACGAATTCCTCTTCTCAGTCAGCTTCCGCCGCTACAGCCGCTCCCTCCATGCACGCATTGAGCAGAACGGCAAGCGCTTCAGCTTCGACGGACGCGACCCGTGCATGTACCGGGACCCGAGTGTCACGGGCCTGCTCCGGCACTACAGCGACCCGGCCACATGCCTTTTCTTCGAGCCCCTCCTTGCTCTCCCCCTGCCCCGGACTTTCCCCTTCACCCTGCAGCACCTGTGCCGCGCCGTGATTTGTAGCTGCACTACATACCAGGGCATTGAGATCCTTCCACTGCCCTATCAGCTCAGGGACTATCTTAGCCAGTACCACTACAAGTGCAATGGGGCTTGTGCAGTATAG